The Bernardetia litoralis DSM 6794 genome includes a window with the following:
- the rsmH gene encoding 16S rRNA (cytosine(1402)-N(4))-methyltransferase RsmH gives MESTYHNPVMLSECIEALDIKENGIYVDLTFGGGGHSRAILEKLTTGKLYVFDQDSDAQEQAQKLAQEANTLENPSRFVFIKANFRYLEKYLRMYKVEGVDGILADLGISSHQIDEPTRGFSTRFDADLDMRMDTSMPQTAKDILNEYGEVELHKLFGIYGEIKNAKTLAKTIVAARINKTIETTTEFKTILERIAPKRQEFKYYAQAFQALRIEVNQEMESLEDMLLQCAEVLKTDGRLVAMSYHSLEDRPLKKMIQMGKFHGEVEKDFYGNIIKPFEAINRKPITASKEEIEKNPRARSAKLRIAKKL, from the coding sequence ATGGAATCTACTTATCACAATCCTGTAATGCTTTCTGAATGTATAGAAGCATTGGATATAAAAGAAAATGGAATTTATGTCGACCTTACTTTTGGAGGAGGAGGACACAGCCGAGCAATTTTGGAAAAACTCACCACAGGAAAGCTGTATGTTTTTGACCAAGATTCAGATGCACAAGAACAAGCGCAAAAATTAGCACAAGAAGCAAATACACTTGAAAATCCTTCTCGTTTTGTTTTCATAAAAGCTAATTTTAGATATTTGGAAAAATATTTAAGAATGTATAAAGTAGAAGGCGTAGATGGAATTTTGGCAGATTTGGGGATTTCTTCGCATCAAATAGATGAACCAACACGAGGATTTTCTACTCGTTTTGATGCCGATTTGGATATGAGAATGGATACTTCAATGCCACAAACAGCAAAAGATATTTTGAATGAATATGGAGAAGTAGAGTTACATAAACTTTTTGGTATTTATGGAGAAATAAAAAATGCCAAAACATTAGCCAAAACGATTGTTGCTGCAAGAATAAATAAAACTATCGAAACAACAACCGAATTTAAGACCATTTTAGAAAGAATTGCACCAAAAAGACAGGAGTTTAAATATTATGCCCAAGCCTTTCAAGCCTTACGTATTGAGGTCAATCAAGAAATGGAATCGTTGGAAGATATGCTTTTACAATGTGCTGAAGTCTTGAAAACAGATGGACGTTTGGTGGCTATGTCATATCATTCTTTGGAAGATAGACCTTTGAAAAAAATGATTCAAATGGGAAAATTTCATGGCGAAGTAGAAAAAGATTTTTACGGAAATATCATAAAACCGTTTGAAGCAATCAATAGAAAACCAATCACAGCATCAAAAGAAGAAATTGAAAAAAATCCAAGAGCAAGAAGTGCAAAACTTAGAATTGCTAAGAAACTTTAG
- a CDS encoding universal stress protein — MQTIFVPLDFSENSLQALRHAIQLAKTSVSKIIVFHSYQAPQMGGGSFTGKRKLTELGKQEAEDNMYKVVMKIKEVEPNLDFEHLIVDGDPMQRILFYSESYAADLIVMGTKGASGMTEVFLGSVAAKIINDATCPVVIVPQESEKETYERIVYATALIADDKGTLNYLKGLATDFKAKLECIHVEENAETNTKFETFARNYNEEGTNNQYVDFKTISKKEEQKTEDVLLDYVQENPLTLLVMLRRERDFLQRLFGHSVTNKMAYHSESPLLIMKAADKI; from the coding sequence ATGCAAACTATTTTTGTTCCTTTAGATTTTTCAGAAAACTCATTACAGGCACTTCGTCATGCCATCCAACTTGCCAAAACATCAGTATCAAAAATTATTGTTTTTCACTCTTATCAAGCTCCTCAAATGGGGGGTGGTAGTTTTACAGGCAAAAGAAAACTTACCGAACTAGGAAAACAAGAAGCTGAAGACAATATGTATAAAGTAGTAATGAAAATAAAAGAAGTTGAGCCTAATTTGGATTTCGAACATCTAATAGTAGATGGAGACCCAATGCAACGCATTCTTTTTTATTCTGAAAGCTATGCTGCAGATTTGATTGTCATGGGAACAAAAGGAGCGAGTGGAATGACTGAGGTCTTCTTGGGAAGTGTCGCTGCCAAAATTATAAATGATGCAACTTGCCCTGTTGTGATTGTTCCTCAAGAAAGTGAAAAAGAAACATACGAAAGAATTGTATATGCAACTGCACTTATTGCAGATGATAAAGGAACTTTGAACTATTTGAAAGGATTAGCTACTGATTTTAAAGCAAAATTGGAGTGTATTCATGTAGAAGAAAATGCTGAAACAAATACTAAATTTGAGACATTTGCTAGAAATTATAATGAAGAGGGAACAAATAATCAATATGTAGATTTTAAAACAATTTCTAAAAAGGAAGAGCAAAAAACAGAAGATGTTTTATTAGATTATGTTCAAGAAAACCCTCTTACTTTATTGGTTATGCTTCGTCGTGAGCGTGACTTTTTACAGCGTCTTTTTGGTCATAGTGTTACCAATAAAATGGCATATCATTCAGAAAGTCCTCTTTTGATTATGAAAGCTGCTGATAAAATCTAG